One window of Quercus robur chromosome 5, dhQueRobu3.1, whole genome shotgun sequence genomic DNA carries:
- the LOC126726534 gene encoding ATP-dependent Clp protease proteolytic subunit 5, chloroplastic-like — MCMAEGVPAFSVVIIGLTRSNTWRCSSYMENEMLHHKANLNGYLALAYHTGQSLDRTNHDTDRDFFMSAKEAKEYGLIDGILMNPLKALQPLAAMAEAETKVESGV, encoded by the exons ATGTGCATGGCAGAGGGTGTGCCTGCATTTTCAGTTGTCATTATTGGCCTCACTAG GTCTAATACGTGGAGATGTTCTTCCTACATG GAAAATGAAATGCTGCATCATAAAGCAAACCTTAATGGATATCTCGCTCTTGCCTACCACACCGGTCAAAGTCTCGACAGGACCAATCATGATACTGACCGAGATTTCTTCATGAGTGCAAAAGAAGCCAAAGAATATGGGCTTATAGATGGTATCCTTATGAATCCTCTCAAAGCTCTTCAGCCACTGGCAGCTATGGCAGAGGCTGAGACTAAAGTTGAGTCTGGTGTGTAA